A genomic segment from Stenotrophomonas maltophilia encodes:
- the bfr gene encoding bacterioferritin, with amino-acid sequence MKGNPDVIACLKELLRGELAARDQYFIHSRRYEDQGLFALYERLNHEMEEETQHADALLRRILFLGGDPDMRPHATEPGKTVEEMLQKDLDTEYAVRNNLAAGMKLCEEKGDYVSRDILLAQLKDTEEDHAWWLEQQLGLIKRIGLELYQLSKIDGSGAPAH; translated from the coding sequence ATGAAAGGCAACCCGGACGTCATCGCCTGCCTGAAGGAACTGCTGCGCGGCGAGCTTGCAGCCCGCGACCAGTACTTCATCCATTCCCGCCGCTACGAGGACCAGGGCCTGTTCGCGCTGTACGAACGCCTGAACCACGAGATGGAAGAGGAAACCCAGCACGCTGATGCGCTGCTGCGCCGGATCCTGTTCCTCGGCGGCGACCCGGACATGCGCCCGCATGCCACCGAGCCGGGCAAGACCGTGGAAGAGATGCTGCAGAAGGATCTCGACACTGAATACGCGGTTCGGAACAATCTCGCCGCCGGCATGAAGCTGTGCGAGGAGAAGGGCGACTACGTGAGCCGCGACATCCTGTTGGCGCAGCTGAAGGACACCGAGGAAGACCACGCCTGGTGGCTGGAGCAGCAGCTGGGCCTGATCAAGCGCATCGGCCTGGAGCTGTACCAGCTGAGCAAGATCGACGGCAGCGGCGCCCCGGCGCACTGA
- the parC gene encoding DNA topoisomerase IV subunit A, whose protein sequence is MTELARPVFHGFEQLPLREYAERAYLDYSMYVVLDRALPFIGDGLKPVQRRIIYSMSELGLNAASKPKKSARTVGDVIGKYHPHGDSACYEALVLMAQPFSYRYPLIEGQGNFGSSDDPKSFAAMRYTESKLTPIAEVLLGELGQGTTDWAPNFDGTLQEPTWMPARLPHLLLNGTTGIAVGMATDVPPHNLNEIVSALLHLLDNPDASVRDLCEHVQGPDYPSSAEIITAANDLRNIYETGNGSVRARATFTKEAHNIVVTALPFQVSPSKVIEQIAAQMRAKKLPWLEDIRDESDHANPVRVVLVPRSNRVDADQLMGHLFATTDMERSYRVNLNVIGLDGRPQVKNLKMLLSEWLTFRSNTVTRRLQHRLQKVERRLHLLEGLLVAFLNLDEVIHIIRTEDEPKAALIARFGLSEDQAEYILETKLKQLARLEEMKIRGEQDELAKEREKILGILDSKAKLKKLIRDELTADAKKFGDARRSPLVQRQAAQAIDETELVPSEPMTVVLSEKGWIRAAKGHDVDASALSYRDGDALQGAVRARSTQQVAFLDSEGRAYSTPVHTLPSARGNGEPLTGRFSPAPGTSFVTLASAEPETRFVLASTHGYGFVTRFENLIGRNKAGKAMLNLSAGSSVLTPSVVANVATDRIVAVTSSGNLLAIAANDLPELDKGKGNKIIEIPKAKLATERVVAVVAISPGQTLQVRSGQRTMGLKFNELEAYLGARATRGHLLPRGWQKVEGLSVE, encoded by the coding sequence ATGACCGAACTTGCCCGCCCCGTGTTCCACGGATTCGAACAACTGCCGCTGCGCGAGTACGCCGAACGCGCCTACCTCGACTATTCGATGTACGTGGTCCTGGACCGCGCCCTGCCGTTCATCGGTGACGGACTGAAGCCGGTGCAGCGCCGCATCATCTATTCGATGAGCGAGCTGGGCCTGAATGCCGCGTCCAAGCCGAAGAAGTCCGCGCGCACCGTCGGTGACGTCATCGGTAAGTACCACCCGCACGGCGACAGCGCGTGCTACGAGGCGCTGGTGCTGATGGCGCAGCCGTTCTCGTACCGCTACCCGCTGATCGAGGGCCAGGGCAACTTCGGCTCCAGCGACGACCCGAAGTCGTTCGCGGCGATGCGTTACACCGAATCCAAGCTGACCCCGATCGCCGAAGTGCTGCTGGGCGAACTGGGCCAGGGCACCACCGACTGGGCACCGAACTTCGACGGCACCCTGCAGGAGCCGACCTGGATGCCGGCGCGGCTTCCGCACCTGCTGCTCAACGGCACCACCGGCATCGCCGTGGGCATGGCCACCGACGTGCCGCCGCACAATCTCAACGAGATCGTGAGTGCACTGCTGCACCTGCTGGACAACCCCGATGCCAGCGTGCGCGACCTGTGCGAGCACGTGCAGGGCCCGGACTACCCGTCCAGCGCCGAGATCATCACCGCGGCCAATGACCTGCGCAACATCTACGAGACCGGCAACGGCAGCGTGCGTGCGCGTGCGACCTTCACCAAGGAAGCGCACAACATCGTGGTCACCGCGCTGCCGTTCCAGGTGTCGCCGTCGAAGGTGATCGAGCAGATCGCCGCGCAGATGCGCGCCAAGAAGCTGCCGTGGCTGGAGGACATCCGCGATGAATCCGACCACGCCAACCCGGTGCGCGTGGTGCTGGTGCCGCGTTCCAACCGCGTCGACGCCGACCAGCTGATGGGCCATCTGTTCGCCACGACGGACATGGAACGCAGCTACCGCGTCAACCTCAACGTGATCGGGCTGGACGGCCGTCCGCAGGTGAAGAACCTGAAGATGCTGCTCAGCGAATGGCTGACCTTCCGCAGCAACACCGTCACCCGCCGCCTGCAGCACCGCCTGCAGAAGGTCGAGCGCCGCCTGCACCTGCTGGAAGGCCTGCTGGTCGCCTTCCTCAACCTGGACGAGGTGATCCACATCATCCGGACCGAGGACGAACCGAAGGCGGCGCTGATCGCGCGCTTCGGCCTGTCCGAAGACCAGGCCGAGTACATCCTGGAAACCAAGCTGAAGCAGCTGGCCCGCCTGGAAGAGATGAAGATCCGTGGCGAGCAGGACGAGCTGGCCAAGGAGCGCGAGAAGATCCTCGGCATCCTCGACAGCAAGGCCAAGCTGAAGAAGCTGATCCGCGACGAGCTGACCGCCGACGCCAAGAAGTTCGGCGACGCACGCCGCTCGCCGCTGGTGCAGCGCCAGGCCGCGCAGGCCATCGACGAGACCGAGCTGGTGCCGAGCGAGCCGATGACCGTGGTGCTGTCGGAGAAGGGCTGGATCCGTGCCGCCAAGGGCCACGACGTCGATGCGTCCGCCCTGTCCTACCGTGACGGCGACGCCCTGCAGGGCGCGGTGCGTGCGCGCAGCACGCAGCAGGTCGCGTTCCTCGACAGCGAGGGCCGCGCCTACTCGACGCCGGTGCATACCCTGCCCTCCGCACGCGGCAACGGTGAACCGCTGACCGGCCGCTTCTCGCCGGCGCCGGGCACCAGCTTCGTGACCCTGGCCAGCGCCGAGCCGGAGACCCGCTTCGTGCTGGCCTCCACCCACGGCTACGGCTTCGTCACCCGCTTCGAGAACCTGATCGGCCGCAACAAGGCCGGCAAGGCGATGCTGAACCTGTCGGCCGGCTCGTCGGTGCTGACCCCGTCGGTGGTCGCCAACGTCGCCACCGATCGCATCGTGGCAGTGACCAGCTCCGGCAACCTGCTGGCGATCGCCGCCAACGACCTGCCGGAACTGGACAAGGGCAAGGGCAACAAGATCATCGAGATCCCGAAGGCCAAGCTCGCCACCGAACGCGTGGTCGCGGTGGTTGCGATCAGCCCAGGCCAGACCCTGCAGGTGCGCAGTGGCCAGCGCACCATGGGCCTGAAGTTCAACGAACTGGAAGCCTACCTGGGCGCCCGCGCCACCCGTGGCCACCTGCTGCCGCGCGGCTGGCAGAAGGTGGAAGGGTTGTCGGTGGAATGA
- a CDS encoding helix-turn-helix domain-containing protein, with translation MMNKAEIQVPKRLLGDDALDWFERNDGPPVIAFRFDSQQGLAREVDWHHHQRAQLICVERGLLTTRTSHGTWSLAPGSAGWMPPLEPHTVTLDGPLRGWGMALAAPACATLPADPCVLGLPKLAQALADRICEWPLGYETTPERQHIIDVLLDEIRTAPRQRMHLPMPHDRRLLKIASQLLADPSDERSLAEWAHWAGLSPRSLTRHFRDETTLSFAQWRQQARLSEALRQLTDGRSVADIAHALGFSSASAFVTVFRRHFGLPPGRYLARAGHGLETGLDPARGLASPAASG, from the coding sequence ATGATGAACAAGGCAGAAATTCAGGTTCCCAAGCGCCTGCTCGGGGATGACGCACTGGACTGGTTCGAGCGCAATGACGGCCCGCCGGTCATTGCCTTCCGCTTCGACAGCCAGCAGGGCCTGGCCCGTGAGGTCGACTGGCACCACCATCAGCGTGCCCAGCTGATCTGCGTCGAACGCGGCCTGCTGACCACCCGCACCTCGCATGGCACCTGGTCGCTGGCGCCGGGCTCGGCCGGCTGGATGCCGCCGCTGGAACCGCATACGGTCACCCTCGACGGCCCGCTGCGTGGCTGGGGCATGGCGTTGGCGGCACCGGCCTGCGCCACCCTGCCCGCCGACCCCTGCGTGCTGGGCCTGCCCAAGCTGGCGCAGGCGCTGGCCGACCGCATCTGCGAATGGCCGCTGGGTTATGAGACCACACCCGAGCGCCAGCACATCATCGACGTGCTGCTGGACGAGATCCGCACCGCGCCGCGCCAGCGCATGCACCTGCCGATGCCGCACGACCGGCGCCTGCTGAAGATCGCCTCGCAGCTGCTGGCCGACCCGTCCGACGAGCGCAGCCTGGCCGAATGGGCGCACTGGGCCGGGCTGTCGCCGCGCAGCCTGACCCGCCACTTCCGCGACGAGACCACGCTCAGCTTCGCCCAGTGGCGGCAGCAGGCCCGCCTGTCCGAAGCCCTGCGCCAGCTGACCGACGGCCGCAGCGTGGCCGATATCGCCCACGCACTGGGCTTCAGCAGCGCCAGCGCCTTCGTCACCGTGTTCCGCCGCCACTTCGGGCTGCCACCGGGGCGCTACCTGGCACGGGCCGGACACGGCCTGGAAACCGGGTTGGACCCTGCGCGCGGCTTGGCATCCCCCGCCGCATCCGGATAA
- the emrR gene encoding multidrug efflux system transcriptional regulator EmrR: protein MICPATTPPSFGLLLRQVRDGLVRQLDASMAEEDLGIGFTHYIGLKVLSNMAPCTANELAQAIDQVPSAVTRLLDKLEALGCVRREPHAQDRRALQIVLTDEGRALWARLKLRGDAVMDYALRDLSADERTLLLSLLTRIRDSLTTP, encoded by the coding sequence ATGATCTGTCCCGCAACCACTCCCCCCAGCTTCGGCCTGCTGCTGCGCCAGGTGCGCGACGGCCTGGTCCGCCAACTCGACGCGTCCATGGCTGAAGAAGATCTGGGTATCGGCTTCACCCACTACATCGGGTTGAAGGTGCTTTCCAACATGGCGCCGTGCACCGCCAACGAGCTGGCCCAGGCCATCGACCAGGTGCCCAGCGCGGTGACCCGGCTGCTGGACAAGCTGGAGGCGCTGGGTTGCGTCCGCCGCGAGCCGCATGCGCAGGACCGGCGGGCACTGCAGATCGTACTGACCGATGAAGGCCGCGCGCTGTGGGCGCGGTTGAAGCTGCGCGGCGACGCGGTGATGGATTACGCCCTACGCGATCTTTCCGCCGATGAGCGCACGCTGCTGCTGTCCCTCCTTACCCGAATCCGCGATTCACTGACGACCCCATGA
- the emrC gene encoding multidrug efflux transporter outer membrane subunit EmrC, producing MNPIPHSTLRRSGRALLVSALALALAACASSRGLNPQGHVLDVDSLHSERTLADTDLSATGFPAQDWWKALGDAQLDALVAEGLAGHPSLDAADARLRQAQAQVGTARADELPSLSVSGGYTGLRLPESMVGSEMGGRYGGSSQVAFDFSYGVDLWGGKRAAWEAAVDGAHAATVEAQAARLNLSTGITQAYADLAYAWQLNDVAEEELARSQKSLELTRQRRSAGIDSDLQVRQAEARVPAAQQQVQAAQQRIDAARTALAALVGKGPDRGLSIQRPQPLNPVALQLPGVLPSELLGRRPDIVAARWRVEAADKQIKVAKTKFYPSFNLTALAGVVAPNVGDLLKSSSTFAYIGPALSLPIFEGGKLRANLANTDAQYDLAVANYNQTVLDALRDVADQVNAVRSLAQQAHSQQQAVDTARSAFDLAQQRYRAGIGSYLDVLTAQSTLLQSQQQLAGLQSQQVQNSVRLSKALGGGFQPADADRAPIASHSDSSHS from the coding sequence ATGAACCCGATCCCGCATTCCACTCTCCGCCGGTCCGGGCGCGCGCTGCTGGTGTCAGCGCTGGCCCTGGCCCTGGCTGCCTGCGCCAGCAGTCGTGGCCTCAACCCGCAGGGCCACGTGCTTGACGTGGACAGCCTGCACAGCGAACGCACCCTGGCCGACACCGACCTGAGCGCCACCGGCTTCCCGGCGCAGGACTGGTGGAAGGCGCTGGGCGATGCGCAGCTGGACGCGCTGGTTGCCGAGGGCCTGGCTGGCCACCCGAGCCTGGACGCCGCCGATGCGCGCCTGCGCCAGGCCCAGGCCCAGGTTGGCACCGCACGTGCCGATGAACTGCCCAGCCTGTCGGTATCCGGTGGCTACACCGGCCTGCGCCTGCCCGAGTCGATGGTCGGCAGCGAGATGGGCGGCCGTTATGGCGGCAGCAGCCAGGTCGCCTTCGACTTCAGCTACGGCGTGGACCTGTGGGGCGGCAAGCGCGCCGCCTGGGAAGCGGCCGTGGACGGTGCGCATGCCGCCACCGTCGAGGCACAGGCCGCACGCCTGAACCTGTCCACCGGCATCACCCAGGCCTATGCCGACCTCGCCTATGCGTGGCAGCTCAATGATGTGGCCGAGGAAGAACTGGCGCGCTCGCAGAAGTCGCTGGAACTGACCCGCCAGCGCCGCAGCGCCGGCATCGACAGCGACCTGCAGGTGCGCCAGGCCGAGGCCCGGGTGCCGGCCGCGCAGCAGCAGGTGCAGGCCGCACAGCAGCGTATCGACGCGGCCCGCACCGCACTGGCCGCACTGGTCGGCAAGGGCCCGGACCGTGGCCTGTCGATCCAGCGTCCGCAGCCGCTGAACCCGGTGGCGCTGCAGCTGCCGGGCGTGCTGCCCAGTGAACTGCTGGGCCGTCGCCCCGACATCGTTGCCGCACGCTGGCGCGTTGAAGCGGCGGACAAGCAGATCAAGGTTGCGAAGACCAAGTTCTACCCGAGCTTCAACCTGACCGCGCTGGCCGGCGTGGTCGCCCCGAACGTGGGTGACCTGTTGAAGAGTAGCTCCACCTTCGCCTACATCGGCCCGGCGCTGAGCCTGCCGATCTTCGAAGGCGGCAAGCTGCGCGCCAACCTGGCCAACACCGATGCGCAGTACGACCTGGCGGTGGCCAACTACAACCAGACCGTGCTCGACGCACTGCGCGACGTTGCCGACCAGGTCAACGCGGTGCGCTCGCTGGCACAGCAGGCGCACTCGCAGCAGCAGGCAGTGGACACCGCACGCTCGGCCTTCGACCTGGCCCAGCAGCGCTACCGCGCCGGCATCGGCAGCTACCTGGACGTGCTGACCGCGCAGTCCACCCTGCTGCAGTCGCAGCAGCAGCTGGCCGGCCTGCAGTCGCAGCAGGTGCAGAACTCGGTACGCCTGAGCAAGGCGCTGGGCGGTGGTTTCCAGCCCGCTGATGCCGACCGCGCACCGATCGCCTCCCATTCCGATTCCTCGCATTCCTGA
- the emrA gene encoding multidrug efflux MFS transporter periplasmic adaptor subunit EmrA, with translation MSQTQDPAAPAASNRRGNLLRGLFVIVVLLLAALALWYFMFGRWFEETDDAYVQGNQVQITPLVTGTVVAINADDGMRVERGQLLVQLDPSDTSVALQQAEANLAKTVRQTRGLYRSVEGAQADLNARQVTLKRVRDDFARRKDLAATGAISNEELAHARDELAAAEAAVAGSRETVERNRALVDDTVIATQPDVQAAAAQLRQAFLNNARAGIVAPVTGYVARRSVQVGQRVQPGNALMAVVPTEQMWVEANFKETQLRHMRLGQEVELKSDLYAGDVKYKGRIQSLGLGTGSAFSLLPAQNASGNWIKIVQRVPVRIAIDAKQLAEHPLRIGLSMKAEVSLRDQKGEVLPSTPAKGTVFDTDVYAKQLHDADEVIHTIIQGNLPQQAKVG, from the coding sequence ATGAGCCAGACCCAAGACCCCGCGGCCCCGGCCGCCTCCAACCGCCGCGGCAACCTGCTGCGCGGCCTGTTCGTGATCGTCGTGCTGCTGCTTGCCGCACTGGCGTTGTGGTACTTCATGTTCGGCCGTTGGTTCGAAGAGACCGACGATGCCTACGTGCAGGGCAACCAGGTGCAGATCACCCCGCTGGTGACCGGTACCGTGGTCGCCATCAACGCCGATGACGGCATGCGCGTGGAGCGCGGCCAGCTGCTGGTGCAGCTGGACCCGTCCGATACCTCGGTGGCGCTGCAACAGGCCGAGGCCAACCTGGCCAAGACCGTGCGCCAGACCCGTGGCCTGTACCGCAGCGTGGAAGGCGCGCAGGCGGACTTGAACGCCCGCCAGGTGACCCTGAAGCGCGTGCGCGACGACTTCGCCCGCCGCAAGGACCTGGCCGCCACCGGCGCCATCTCCAACGAAGAACTGGCCCATGCCCGTGACGAGCTGGCTGCTGCCGAAGCGGCCGTGGCCGGTTCGCGCGAAACCGTCGAGCGCAACCGCGCGCTGGTCGACGACACCGTGATCGCCACCCAGCCGGACGTGCAGGCGGCCGCCGCGCAGCTGCGCCAGGCCTTCCTCAACAACGCCCGCGCTGGCATCGTTGCGCCGGTCACCGGCTACGTCGCCCGTCGTTCGGTGCAGGTCGGCCAGCGCGTGCAGCCGGGCAATGCCCTGATGGCCGTGGTGCCGACCGAGCAGATGTGGGTCGAGGCCAACTTCAAGGAAACCCAGCTGCGCCACATGCGCCTGGGCCAGGAAGTGGAGCTGAAGTCGGACCTGTACGCCGGTGACGTGAAGTACAAGGGCCGCATCCAGAGTCTGGGCCTGGGCACCGGCTCGGCGTTCTCGCTGCTGCCGGCGCAGAACGCCAGCGGCAACTGGATCAAGATCGTGCAGCGCGTGCCGGTGCGCATCGCCATCGATGCCAAGCAGCTGGCCGAACACCCGCTGCGCATCGGCCTGTCGATGAAGGCCGAAGTGAGCCTGCGCGACCAGAAGGGTGAAGTGCTGCCGAGCACCCCGGCCAAGGGCACGGTGTTCGACACCGACGTGTATGCCAAGCAGCTGCATGATGCCGATGAGGTGATCCACACGATCATCCAGGGCAACCTGCCGCAGCAGGCGAAGGTGGGCTGA
- the emrB gene encoding multidrug efflux MFS transporter permease subunit EmrB, whose product MSAQAPAAPGAPAAPGAASGFLPPSVALCTVGLAMASFMQVLDTTIANVSLPTIAGNLGASSQQATWVITSFAVSTAIALPLTGWLSRRFGERKLFVWATLAFVITSLLCGLAQSMGMLVLSRALQGFVAGPMYPITQSLLVSIYPREKRGQALALLAMITVVAPICGPILGGWITDNYSWEWIFLINVPLGIFAALVVGNQLKGRPEQIEKPKMDYVGLVTLVIGVGALQLVLDLGNDEDWFSSMKIVVLACVAVVTLTVFLIWELTDKDPIVDLKLFRHRNFRAGTLAMVVAYAAFFSVALLIPQWLQRDMGYTAIWAGLATAPIGILPVIMTPFVGKYASRFDMRMLATVAFIVLSMTSFLRSNFNLQVDYMHVAGVQLIMGIGVALFFMPVLQILLSDLDGREIAAGSGLATFLRTLGGSFAASLTTWLWARRTQVHHADLTEHISAYQPGMQDQVTAMGQGDLQHGAAVLNNMINHQASQMGFNDIFFLLGWIFLAIITFLWLAKPPFGAGAGAASAGGGH is encoded by the coding sequence ATGTCCGCACAAGCTCCAGCCGCGCCCGGCGCACCGGCGGCGCCGGGTGCGGCCTCCGGGTTCCTGCCACCCAGCGTCGCCCTGTGCACCGTGGGCCTGGCGATGGCGTCGTTCATGCAGGTGCTCGACACCACCATCGCCAACGTCTCGCTGCCAACCATCGCCGGTAATCTCGGCGCCAGTTCGCAGCAGGCGACCTGGGTCATCACCTCGTTCGCGGTCAGCACGGCCATCGCGCTGCCGCTGACCGGCTGGCTCAGCCGCCGCTTCGGCGAACGCAAGCTGTTCGTCTGGGCCACGCTGGCCTTCGTCATCACCTCGCTGCTGTGCGGCCTGGCGCAGAGCATGGGCATGCTGGTGCTGTCGCGTGCACTGCAGGGTTTCGTCGCCGGGCCGATGTACCCGATCACGCAGTCGCTGCTGGTCTCGATCTATCCCCGCGAGAAGCGAGGGCAGGCGCTGGCGCTGTTGGCGATGATCACGGTGGTGGCGCCGATCTGCGGCCCGATCCTCGGTGGCTGGATCACCGATAACTACAGTTGGGAATGGATCTTCCTGATCAACGTGCCATTGGGCATCTTCGCCGCGCTGGTGGTGGGCAACCAGTTGAAGGGGCGCCCGGAACAGATCGAGAAGCCGAAGATGGACTACGTCGGCCTGGTCACCCTGGTGATCGGTGTCGGCGCCCTGCAGCTGGTGCTCGACCTGGGCAACGACGAGGACTGGTTCTCGTCGATGAAGATCGTGGTACTGGCCTGCGTGGCCGTGGTGACGCTGACGGTGTTCCTGATCTGGGAGTTGACCGACAAGGATCCGATCGTCGACCTGAAGCTGTTCCGTCATCGCAACTTCCGCGCCGGCACGCTGGCGATGGTGGTGGCCTACGCGGCGTTCTTCAGCGTGGCGCTGCTGATCCCGCAGTGGTTGCAGCGTGACATGGGCTATACCGCGATCTGGGCGGGCCTGGCGACCGCGCCGATCGGCATCCTGCCGGTGATCATGACGCCATTCGTGGGCAAGTACGCATCGCGCTTCGACATGCGCATGCTGGCCACGGTGGCCTTCATCGTGCTGTCGATGACCAGCTTCCTGCGTTCGAACTTCAACCTGCAGGTGGACTACATGCACGTGGCCGGCGTGCAGCTGATCATGGGCATCGGTGTCGCGCTGTTCTTCATGCCGGTGCTGCAGATCCTGCTGTCGGACCTGGACGGGCGCGAGATCGCGGCGGGCTCCGGCCTGGCCACGTTCCTGCGTACGCTGGGCGGCAGCTTCGCGGCATCGTTGACGACGTGGCTGTGGGCGCGGCGTACCCAGGTGCACCATGCCGACCTGACCGAGCACATCTCGGCCTATCAGCCGGGCATGCAGGACCAGGTCACGGCGATGGGGCAGGGCGACCTGCAGCACGGTGCAGCGGTGCTCAACAACATGATCAACCACCAGGCGTCGCAGATGGGTTTCAACGACATCTTCTTCCTGCTGGGCTGGATCTTCCTGGCGATCATCACCTTCCTGTGGCTGGCCAAGCCGCCGTTTGGTGCGGGTGCGGGTGCCGCCTCGGCCGGTGGTGGCCACTGA
- a CDS encoding LysR family transcriptional regulator yields MRMDIADLRLFLAIAEAGSITAGAAQANLALGSASERLRMIEADAGTPLLNRHPRGVSLTEAGAALAHHARLILQQQAQLRGELQAFAHGARGTLHLYANTAALTNYLPARLAPWLAERPRLHVELLERTSPEVVRAISAGQAEAGIISDAVDAAGLQQHVVAEDPLVMLLPADHRFATRRTLAFADVAGETFVALADGNALQTYIEDQARDIGRRLDVRIRMKTFEGVCIMIGHGIGVGIVPRTIARQHRRSTHTIGIALSDAWAQRRLCACFAEWTQLSPAMRSLLHHLGVQPQKKV; encoded by the coding sequence ATGCGGATGGATATTGCCGACCTGCGGCTGTTCCTGGCGATTGCCGAGGCGGGCAGCATCACGGCCGGCGCAGCGCAGGCGAACCTGGCCCTGGGTTCTGCCAGCGAACGCCTGCGCATGATCGAAGCGGATGCCGGCACGCCGTTGTTGAACCGGCATCCACGTGGCGTCAGCCTGACCGAAGCCGGCGCTGCCCTCGCCCACCATGCACGCCTGATCCTGCAGCAGCAGGCGCAACTACGCGGCGAACTGCAGGCGTTCGCGCATGGGGCGCGCGGCACCCTGCACCTGTATGCCAACACGGCCGCGCTGACCAACTACCTGCCCGCGCGGCTCGCCCCGTGGCTGGCCGAACGCCCGCGCCTGCATGTCGAACTGCTCGAGCGCACCAGCCCCGAAGTCGTACGCGCGATCAGCGCCGGCCAGGCCGAGGCCGGCATCATCAGCGACGCGGTCGATGCTGCCGGCCTGCAGCAACATGTGGTGGCCGAAGATCCACTGGTGATGCTGCTGCCGGCCGACCACCGCTTCGCCACACGGCGCACGCTGGCCTTCGCCGATGTTGCCGGCGAGACCTTCGTCGCCCTCGCCGATGGCAATGCGTTGCAGACCTACATCGAAGACCAGGCCCGCGACATCGGGCGCCGCCTGGATGTGCGCATCCGCATGAAGACCTTCGAAGGCGTGTGCATCATGATCGGCCACGGAATCGGTGTCGGCATCGTGCCGCGGACCATCGCGCGCCAGCATCGGCGCAGCACGCACACGATCGGCATAGCGCTCTCCGATGCGTGGGCACAACGTCGCCTGTGCGCGTGTTTTGCCGAGTGGACGCAACTGTCACCGGCGATGCGCAGCCTGCTGCATCACCTGGGCGTGCAGCCGCAGAAAAAAGTGTGA
- a CDS encoding sulfite exporter TauE/SafE family protein, producing the protein MNESMYFYGLLVLVFVLAGVVKGVTGMGLPTVAMGLLGSTLSPVAAASMLFIPTFVTNAWQLLSGPALGHIVRRLWPMMLAVVVVTLGSAALLVRVDRTWSRVALGVALVVYAAYALLAPVFRVPQRRERWLGPLVGALSGVVTGATGVFVMPAVPYLQSLGLQREELVQALGLAFTVSTIALTSGLVLHGAFGIQQLGLSALAVVPALLGMWLGQVIRQRISARVFRACFLGFLLLLGLELVLRPLF; encoded by the coding sequence ATGAATGAATCGATGTACTTCTACGGGCTGCTGGTGCTGGTGTTCGTACTGGCCGGCGTGGTCAAGGGGGTGACCGGCATGGGGTTGCCGACGGTGGCGATGGGCCTGCTGGGCAGCACGCTGTCGCCGGTGGCGGCAGCGTCGATGCTGTTCATTCCGACCTTCGTCACCAATGCATGGCAGCTGTTGTCCGGGCCAGCGCTGGGCCACATCGTGCGGCGGCTGTGGCCAATGATGCTGGCCGTGGTGGTGGTGACGCTGGGTTCGGCCGCGTTGCTGGTGCGGGTCGATCGCACCTGGTCGCGCGTTGCGCTGGGGGTGGCATTGGTGGTCTATGCCGCCTATGCGTTGCTTGCGCCGGTGTTCCGCGTGCCGCAGCGGCGCGAGCGCTGGTTGGGGCCGCTGGTGGGCGCGTTGTCCGGCGTGGTGACCGGGGCCACCGGCGTGTTCGTGATGCCGGCCGTGCCGTACCTGCAGTCGTTGGGGCTGCAGCGCGAGGAGCTGGTGCAGGCGCTCGGGCTGGCGTTCACCGTGTCGACGATTGCACTGACCTCGGGCCTGGTGCTGCATGGTGCGTTCGGCATCCAGCAACTGGGCCTGAGTGCGCTGGCGGTGGTGCCGGCGCTGCTGGGCATGTGGCTGGGGCAGGTGATCCGGCAGCGGATCAGTGCGCGTGTGTTCCGCGCCTGTTTCCTCGGATTCCTGCTGCTGCTTGGGCTGGAGCTGGTACTGCGGCCGTTGTTCTGA